TCGCCACCGTATCCTGTGACGAAGGGAGTGCCAACATTAACTGAGATTGAAGCCGGAGCGCTACCTGGTCCACGTCATCTCCCGATACCCAATCCAGATCAATCTTAAACCCCGGTTCTTGCTGATCTTGTGGAGGAGTTAACGATGCCGACGAGGAAGAACATGAACCTATCAATTGCGATGATGTACGGTCAAGATCTTCCCGGGATTCTTCGTACCCGTAATATAGCGATAAACGGAAGATCTCCGACGGTCGTTTCCATCCTAATCCCCAAGACATAGTGACCCGACGGTTAAAATGCGCGGGAGAAGGTTGTTTATCACGATCCAACGGTTGAtaatactattatattttacatttgatTTTCTTCCCTCCAAATTTAATCGAGGTTCAATCCCATTATCATATAGCAGCTGGAATACAATCTGATTATCATCCAATGATTATGTGAAATCTACGAACTCTGTCtctgatatttttttttttcattttgttatttcCCGCTGTCGGGGTCGTTATTATAGTTAAGGGAAATACAccgaacgacgtcgttttactTGGTTGAACAATTCCAAACGCAGCTCAACTAGCTTGGTTCGTTGGAATTTGGATGCAACAACCCCGTTTCAAAGCTCAGTTTTCTTTTCCATGGTGAGTGACAATGGTGATTGTAAGGGCTAGATTAgcaatgcttttgaaaaatgcCGTAGAAAAGtacttttcagaagtgcttttgaaaaatttaagtatttggtattgctgtcaaaaattacttttgagaaataaaaaattcattttagacatgatattataatgtaacaaatatgtagttaaataatgttcaaattagttaatattacgatattttagcaaaaatataaaaataatttattataacttattgttaatattttaatatataatattaattttaaatattttaagtaattaataattattatttattaaatttaattagaatatataaatcatatttaaatataataattaaatatttgtaattagatattgacacaattgtattattttaaaaattattttttatttttaattaatgattttaacacatttgtattattttatttttaaaaagtctTCTAATGTCTATTTGGAAGAAGAAATAGTAAggttaaaaaagtaaaataccagccaaaagcacttttgggcTGAAAATAGCTAAAAATTTATGCTTTTTCATCTGTGAAAAAGCAAAAGtaagttaaaaatttttctACACTGAGGTCTgttctttattgctttttagggaaaaacattttttaatggAAAAGCTCATCTGAGAAACATTGAAGAACACAACctaagtaggggtgagcaaaatccgatttgattcaaaatacttgataaaaaattcaaaatttgaattaactagttcgagttatttgagttaattaagttattcggatcaactcaaataaaaaattaagtttttcggtttaactcgaatatgaattacacaattcgagttatccaaaaatctaaataagaaaaggcaaaattatgtcattttgataaatgtttactcattaagttaaaaggtaaagtaattatattgtttatgtagttaaataatcttgttcttcgtctactagttaaataatcaatccatgtaaacgcaacattgagtataaataatatgattcgTTAACTCGATTCAActtgactcaaaattttttgactcgattcgattcaaaaaaaattcaaatccagttcggttgctaaaataggattcgtcaactcatcaactcgactaactcaaaattttttgacttgatttaactcgactcgatcgaatactcacccTTAATTGTAAGGTACACATTTGTCAATTAAGATCAattcaactttttaattttagggtttattttagtTGAAGCCAATTCCATTGTTTCGGGTTTaatgtttagattttttaattagatcattataaattttgaatcacTTCGAGTTTTAATCACTTTGAACTTAGTTCATTTAAGATGATTTCAAGTTTGAATCATTTAAATTCAAGTacgtttaaaatataagtaatttgAATTTATCGTAAAGTTGAGTTTTCGAGTTCAAAAGAGGGtgaatataaaattgtaaaattgcaTTACTTTACTATAATAGTATTGACATGCCAAAGGCCCAAAATAGTGTCACCAAACCAACCATAACATGAACTAGTGGGGGCAACGCCCAATAGCTTGAATTTTAGATATGGCCAGCTAGAAAAAAAAAGCCCTATACTTGAGAGGCTCATACGTGCTTTAAAAATGGATTTATCACATTATTTATAGTTCctagtaattaaaaataaatatattatatttttttcacagCATTCATGATTTTTCGTTGTCAACTGTACATAtgatatggaaaaaaaatatataatgtgtttattttaattggtAAGGATCATGGATAATATGATAAGTAGggtttcataaaataatttctcttaaaaatgGGCGACGTTAATTTGATCCTTAATCTTTTTTCTAGATAAATTTTGTTATCAACCtttcaaaaagaattaaatcgtTTTTCAAATggaaatattgattaaaatattaattttaatgatacCGGAGTGAAAATTCACATTGCAATATACATGTACTTCATACTAATACAATACTATTTCTCTTCCATGTCacgtcaacaaataatttaaaatttataaaaatatttaaaattcaaaattcaaaaatattataaaaaattcataaaaattaaaaatataatatgaaatacATGTGAATTACCATGTAGGCGCtaccatatttaaaattttaacgctctaatcattattttcattacaaaaaatcaattcaactctgtttgaaatgttgattgttaaatttaaccatttttaaaaagttgagaacaaatttaactcaagAAAAGAATAAGAGCCAAATTCAAAAAGAATGTAAACATAAAAGGCTAAATTTAGGTAAAGTACCATGGAGGTCCTTATAGtaagagtcagattgcattttacttCATCTACTCAAAACATAggcaaattagtcattatacGTTAGAttaatgagcaaattggtcctgttaaaaatttcattcatttttacaattaaaaacTAGTTATTGTATGCCAACATAAGGTACACGTGATACGCCACATGTAactttttgattattttgtcagCCATGCTAGTTTTTAATAACAGAAATGGATAATATTTTTGACACAAAtaaccaatttgctctttaatccaacaaatattaatttactcattttcgaGGTAAGTGGATAAAATGCAACTTAACTTCTAATACAAAGATCTCTatagtatattaaaatatgagtaaactaaataaatgatCATTTGACTATCGAATTTTTCTTATTAAGTCACCcgattttaaaaagttaaaaatgatgaaaataatgtgtattaaaataaatgttaaaaagtcATTAATTTAACAGTCACATTGACCAACTGTTAAATATTTAACGATTTTGaacttaaaaatcaaatgtaaattgaataattattttataatttttaaagttaagtaaCAACAGTGAGTGCCCATTTAtttagtttacccttaaaatattcgAATTAagtttaacattaaaaaaaaggtttaatatCACATGTTTTAAGCTAGTTGGACTGAGTTTTAGacactgcaaaaaaaaaaaaaaggaagtgTGAAGCTCCACTCTTGGTCAAGAAACAATGTACATATTTGCTTTGATTTAGTGGCTGGAACAGACCAGCTGGGAGTTAACAGTTGGCTGTTGAATTTTACAATGGCATTCATTGATAGGTAACTTGTAATTGTCACATTTTCGTTTCGGATTCTGTGCCAACATTAACTGCCAACATCTACCCTCATCATTTCAGAAACAGAATGAGGTCACTAAATTATaggtaaatttatgttttggtcacttaattttaaaaagttacaaaatgatcgttaaactatttgaaagttttcatttaagtcactaagtTTGTTAAATTGTTGTTGTATGCCTTAATCTATTTACACTATTTGAACCAATCAAAAGCTCTCATTTTCCtattattctacaatttaatttttttatgaaataactCTACGAGTAAAAATTCAAGTAACTTTATTTTCTGATCTTTGACACAAACTATCTGATTGATTTGGATCTAAAGCAGGCatgttcttgacatttttgGGGCCCTAAACGAAATAATAAATTAGGtcctttttaaagaaaattataaaatgtaatacaataaaagttaaaaagtttttGTTTCCCTAAGAGATGAAGCATTTATGGTGAAAAATTGAAAGCATTAAgcatttagttaatttattttagtttgattttttttttccacattaaaagctgaaaaaaaaaaatttgggccCTGGGTGGCTACACTCTCAAACAACCTCAAAGCTAGGTCTGATCTAAGGTATATTATTCTACTCGTTGATGGGTATTGATCCACCGTAACGGTTGTCGAACCTCGCTTGAACTCGCTAGCcggattaaaaaaaaaacttaacaacccgGTGACTTAAAtgatgaaaactttcaaatagtatATTGGCTagtttgtaactttttaaaattaaatgaccaaaatgtaaacttattaataatttaatgtgtctaggTATAGTATATCCAAGAGAATATTAATAGATCTGAATATTTTCATCAtatcattgaaaaattttgaacctTCCACTTAAGCTCAACAAAagttttttagcttttaaattttgaaaattttagttagatactcttttttttttaatcattaaacctcttaaaattttaattacccAAAACATAATGCTAAAACAGGCTGCTGCATAACAGCACTTGTGAAATACCTGTGCATAGAATAATTATTCATACAAAGAATACACATACACATGATGAATGACTTGCATCATTTAGTGAAGCAAAATCGTTGTGTTATGGCCAATAAATCTCGGCCAGTTTGCCCAATGCCGATGCCATAAATGTTCACCTACTACTAGCATTTAAGAGAAAGTGAAGTTGCTTGGTAGCGATTTTATTGGCCCTGAAACAGGTGGGCGCTGTCTTTAAGTTCCAAATTGAACGAAACAGATAGAGACAAACTCCATTACACTATCTCTTTCCCTTTTGTTTGTGGAATGAGAAACATGGCGAGATAAACTTCCCATCAATTAGGTTCAATGAACCAATGACACTGTAACAGCAATGCTAAGGCTAAAAGGTTCACCCTTTTCCGCATTCTAAAGGCATCGGAATGGAGAATATTGTATTAGAAGTagagttatattttatcattttacttaaaaataataaattagttcttatacattagattaaagagtaataGTTTggtcttttattaaatttttatctgtttctattgttaaaattgATCCTAGTACATCAAAATAAGATAGACATAACACGTTACATgtagttatttaattattttgttagtcaccctaattttaacaataaaatatatgattatttttaatccaAGTTCCTTCGTAATACTTTTACTAAAAAACTTAGATACAAGTTCAACTAACTTAAAACCATCCTTATCCTCCAAATGGCAGGTCTGGTCAAAGTGAAAGGATTTGAGGATAAAATATTCTATGTTACATTATGTATTGCAAAATTAAAGTAATGTGATGTCTGGTCGTTTATAAGTAAGTTTAAAAGCATCATTAGTCAAAAGATAGTCTGTACTTTTTACCTCCTTTTGGTCtctttattaaatgaaaattttgtatttcgATTCctcttaaaagttaaaatttcaatttaatccatttaatacaaGCAAAAAACAAAAGTACTAAAGCTTCTTCTATGTTTTTAGCTATATTGATGGTGGATCTCTCCTTTTGGGAACCCATTTGGACTGGCACTTAAATATTCCAATTAAGAAAAAAGCTAAAGACTTTATCTGCAAATCATTCACAGTCCATGAAAGTGAAAGCAGCTCATGAAATTAAGTGGTTAACCATTAATAccatacatataaaattataacaaaaaaggAAAGATGAAAAGAGCATTGAAGAGGatttaaatcaaccaaaaatTACATCTTTTCATGACGCTACATCAAATCAAATGATCTATAATTTCAGGGGCCAAaaggaaattttattattagactaatttttaatttttaatttttaaaaggactTAAATGCCATTTCGCCATTTAAGGGATTTATACTCGGGGCAAGATGACGGCCTTGAGAGGGTTCTTCATCACGACGGTGAATGCATAAGTCTCGGCAGGGTCCGGCGGAGCATCCGGTACCGGCAACCACTTGAAAGCTTGAACCATCTTTGCAATCAACAAATTTATGTGCAAAATGCCCAAGTTCCAAGCTGGACAAATCCGTCTCCCCGCTCCGAACGGCAGCATCTTCACCGCCCGAGTACCAGTCACGTCCACGCCGACCCCATCGCCGTGCAAGAACCTCTCGGGGCGGAACTCGCTCGGGTCCGACCAAATATCCGGATCCTCAGTAATCCATGCAGTGTAAATCTCCACGTAAACACCTGCCGGAATCGTGTAACCGGCGAGCTCAGTATCTTTTGTAGCTGCATGAGATAGAAGGAAATGACCCGGTGGGTGTCGCCGGAAAGTTTCTTTAACGATAGCTTCGAGATACGGCATTTTCTCCACGTCTTCTTCTTTGATTTCTCCATCTTTACCTACGCAATCAATGATTTCTTGGTACAGTTTTTCCTGAATTTCTTGATTCATTACCAAGTGAAGCATAGCCCATTCAACGGTCGTGGCGCTAGTATCGGTACCGGCACTGATCGCCTCCGAACAAAGAGTCACGTACTCTTCATCACCTAACGGACCTCGGGTCGGTGGCTCGAGTCCAAAGAGTGAGTCTACATATGCAGCACCGATTGGACTCACCATTTCTTGGTTAGGGTTTTCACCTTTCTCCACAAAAGCTCTTCGGTTCTTTATCAATGGAACCAAGCACTCTAATTGTTTCTTCCTTAAAGCTTTAGCTTCTTTCATTTGCCGGCGAAACAACGGTGTAAGTACCGGCAAGAAATCCGGCAACTGTGGCGATGTTATCATCATTACATCTTTGAGTATACTTTCAATTGTTTTAATCCTTTCTTCAGAGATTTTAgcaccaaaacataaacaaattaaaatactacATACAGTGAGTCTGCAATTACTCATCACTTCCAAAAACCCATTCTCAAACGCTTCTCTTTTGATCCTTTTCATATGATTTTCAATCGCCCATTTTCGTATCCAACTGCACTGTTTTACCCTCGTCGGTGTTATCAGCTCAGTGACGAAGTTCTTCCTCAAGGTTCGCCAGAGCGGTCCGTACTCAGCCGAGTTGATGGCACATTTCCCGACGCTGAACAAGAGCCGAATCGGAGAGTCCGGCGGCCGGGAAGCGAAGTCCGGCCCTCTTTGAACTAACGCTTCATGAATGAGCTTGGAATCCGTGACGATCACCATCGTGCGTTGCCCCATTTGCATGGTGAAAATCGGACCATATTTTTTACGTAACTCACGTATTATGAAGATGAAATGTCGACGTTGGAGGATGACTTGGATTAAGTTTCCGACAAGTGGCCAACCAGGTGGTCCAGGTGGGAGGTTCTTTGGTCCGCCGCCGGTGACTGACCAGTAGCGCCACCAGAAACGGATGAAGATAAGTGCTAAACCAATAATGAAAATGTCAATCaactccattttcatttgttttgagagGATACCACAATGTAGTGAAAATTTTTGTGGTAGGCTTTATAGAAGGTGAAGAAGAGggaattaaatgaatttgatcCACCAGCTATCCGTATCTGTTAATTTCTTTCACCAGATACATTGACTCTATGTGTACAGATCATACGAGTAGTAGCCATTGGCAGATAATGTCTGGGTCagtttatgaaaaataatcctatatagtttttttttataaataatttagaaaaaaaaaagtatgagTACTTTTTTTCtgataaaagttaattattaaaaaaaacagattttGAGGGTCACAAATAACATTAAACCAAgtatcttttataaaattagaaattttatcgaTGAGTATGTacgagaaatttatttatttagaatatagatttgtacttttaaaataatatataataaataataaaatatataatttgaaactaaataataatcacACAATTGACATGGATTCAAGCAAAATACATTCTTGCCCCATCAAAAGTGTCTTTTTCACGCACTCCATAATGATAGTTAGCTGGCAAGTCCAACACGTTAACACCGTATTATACAAGACCCCTACCCATAAATACCCAAAAAGCTAGGGAGAGGAGATCCACTCTTGAGAATGTTAAGCCTATATTCTGCCAATATTCTTCGAAGCTCTTATCTTCGGCATTCTCTCCACCCTAGTTCTCCTTAGCCTCTGACTTTTCACCCCTACTGGGTGAATTGAATTCCATAGCATCTACCAATCTCTTCTCTATACTCCCTCCTTACTGTATTGTTGTATCGACAacataatttgttaaaataatattaattatttttaacctacataattcttttaaaaatattatcattaacaattaaatgtttatgttattttatattattactttaacaaatttttatataatgaattattagtcaattattaagaattttatcatttaaataccttatatttttataatttttaaaagacttaatcaaatttttatcatttttaaggggccaaagtgtaattttaattttattaatttaaaattttaaaaaacttaaatgaaaaattttccattttaggagGATCCGGTTTGAGTCTCTCCATTTCCAATATTACTTCATCATCAAAGGCGAATCTAGAGGAGCTGGCGAccatccctaaaataaaaaattactatttagactctttaaaaaattctaaaattttaaattaataaagataaaaattacattttaacccctctacaattataaaatttaatttaatattttaaaaattattcactataaaaaagtaaaatttcattatcccctaaaaaattattcttcCAATTTTACCCTGTTCATCATTAATGAGTTgccaatttgatttgatttttaaattattttcaggAAAATTTATGAGTTGCGTTGAAATTCACGAATTTCATGTctccaataaaaaaacaaacactTTTATAGCTTCGCAAATGCCAGTCGTTTTAAATTTTCCTACTCTTATTTAATGCAAGGCTTACATCACTTTTATGCGTACATTATCGTGATTAATGCAGTAATGAAACATGTTTTATATTTACgagtagaaattaaattttcaattttataattaagagATAAGATGAACAATATTCtctcttataattatttgtaaaatactTTAAGTTTATTatcatgtattttaaaaaagtttggCAATGGGATTCTTGCTTACATAAATCCTACATCATGTAAccttttaggttaaaatattttggaggtccttatattataaagattagattaaattagtcttttattattaaataaattaatttaattcttatactattaaaaagaattaaataagtCCAAATAGTAATAGGAttaacatttattgtttaaaaatgtcttaaattttttccaattgcaattaaaagattttatttacgaatcataaaacttgaaaatattaattacattagaccataaatgatatttttacaaatagtAACTATTAAGTTTATCCcgttttgaatttatttgattcttttaatagtAGATGAACTTGGGCCTAAATTGATTTGGCCCAAAACAAtacaaacttgaaaataataatctaaaccaaaataacttaaataactttttaaaaaatactcaaAATGACTTGAAGTTAAgctaaaactaaatttgaaaaacttgAGTCTCAAACTTAAATGttcaaacataaaataactCGAACCAAAACTATTCAAATCTAAAATtgactcaaatttaaaataacttaaattgaaattattgaaagcTTTTGAAATTTGAACAAAATCAATGCAGATTAACTTGACCCAAGGCAAATCTAATAAAAGGAGGGTAATAAATGATTAACATGAAAGAGAGATATGTGGAATTGGGCCTAAAATATCCAGATTGATTATAGATAAATGGACCCAATTTCCAACCCAAGTTTTATCCTCATAATCTTAAACCCTCAAAACCCAAAGCTGAAAACtttgcaaactatatgaatatgGGTTCATCAAATAACTCTGGATATGGTTTTTGCCTACACGGCTACACCCAATAATTCGTTGGAGCAAATATATAGGACCAAACTTAATAGTAGAAAGGGCTGTCGTTAGCATCTTCTAGTTGCTGCTGGTCTGGTCCTTTCCATTTTCGATGCTCTGCAATGAAGTTTTTGTACCAAGTTGCTGACATTTTTGGTCTTCTCATCAGTGTCTTGTTATCAACATGGTGAAGACCGAACCTAGCTGTATAACCAGAGTtccattcaaagttgtctagcAATGACCAGGCAAAGTAACCCTTTACATTTGCTCCTTTCCTAATAGCATTCAACAGAACAACATTAATCCCTTGTCTTCAATAAACCAGACAGGTTTTTAGTGTGTGTTCTTACTTGATTGCTGTTGACAGTGCATCTAAGTGTCTATCCATGAAGTCTATTCGTTTTTCATCGTGTAAAAGTTCATCAATGGTGGAATCTGCTTTGATTACATCACCGTATCCTATATAGAAACAGGAAACATTATGAGTGTATAGGTAAGTTTCTTTGTGCATGAGAGCTTCGGTTTTTCGCCTACCGTTTTCGGTAATGATCATTGGTATGTTATGGTATTTGTGTTTAAGATATGTTACGATCTTGTCCATTCCTTGGGGATATACGTTCAGCCAACTTATCTCGGTCTGCATAATTGAAAAGCTTCGGTTGTTAGCTTAACCTGCTATGCAGCCTAGTTGTGATTTCGAAAATTCAGGTTACTTACAGGTTCTCCTATAGGGATGCCATTTTTCTGTGAGCTTTGAGCCCAAAATCCTTCGGTTTTCGAGGTCCCTGGTCCTGGTTCACACGCGGAGAACATGCAATCCTTGACATAGAAACTTGTATAGTGGTTGACTCCGATGAAATCAAGCCCTTGGTTTAGTTTCTGCTTCTCGGTTGTTGTGAATTCGGGTAAAATGGCTCCGAGAATGTTTTGCATTTCGCGAGGATATCGTCCGTATATGATTGGCTCTAGAAACCTATATGCAATTTTCGTATTAGACACTTAAAAACTCGAATCTCCACACCTGCATTACCTTCCTAATCTGAAAACGGAGCGGCCTTACTGGTGAAGGAACCTACCAATTGATAGAGAAGGATTGAGCTCGTTCGGCTGCTAGCTTGTCGGCTACAGAGTTGCTGATCGGTTCATACCACATGCAATGCAACACGATTCCGATGCTACCTCTTTGTGATTCCTAGAGTTCTTGTTGGAAATGTTCTTTCGATTAAGCTTATAATGCATCGATTCGAAATTGGATGTTTAGTTCATTGATTGGTACCTGGTATTTGGTTCTATAAACATGAACAGCTGCTATATGTGCTAAGATAATATTATGGGCTGCTATAAACGGCTCCTTCTCCGAATCACCATAGGTACAATTTCCGAACGGCCTAGAACATCGCAACGGTGGGAATATACCTAAACGGTAACCAAACTTGACTTGGAAATCGGGCTCGTTGAACGTAACCCAATACTTCACCCTGTCTCCAAAGGACTTAAAACAGATATCTGCAAAGTATGCAAAATCCTCCCTGTGATTGAAAACAAGAAATAGAACCATTAGTGTCAAATGGCCATTTTAATCCCCATGAAAGAGCTAAAAACTCAAACTAGATAGTTTACTGCGACTCCGGACTTAGCCAACTTCCGTATCTGTCTTCGAGTTCTTGAGGAAAATCGACGTGGGTCAATGTTACAAATGGTTCAATCCCTACAGATAGTGTAAAAAAAACATCATAGGACCAATATGTAGAAAGCTTAAAAACAGTGATTCAAGAAAGGCAAATAAACCTTTAAGTAGGAGACCATCAATAAGGTTGTTGTAGAACTTGATACCAGCTTCATTGATTTCTCCAAATCTCCCTTCTGTTAAGAAATTgaattacatacatacatacatacatacatacatacatacatacatacatacatacatacatacatacagaTCATAAATGGGTGTTTTCAAAGGGACTTACTAGGTAAAATTCTGGCCCAAGAAATGGAGAACCTATAGCTATTAACACCAAGGGAATGCATGAGATCAATGTCTTCCTATATCACAAAACATCATATGCTTATGATTTTGGATCGGATGGTGAAAATCATGAGGGAATATGGTAAGGAAGTAGGTAGGCACATACCAAATACCTATGATAATGGTCCACTGCTATGTCTGCATTGCTTCCATCAACAATCAAATTTCCTGCAAATACACCAATCTTATTATCATCATTTCCAATCTTATTACCAATcagatttaattttgatctcttttaacatttgattagatgaaaaaaaatataattttagtatttttaaaaataataataattcaatttaagcttttttaatacaaaacttTTAAGTTTGGTCTCccaaattttataatcttattaaacaaaatttctaGCTTCAACCTTGATTACGTCATAcatgtgataaaatatttacaacataAAATTT
This genomic window from Gossypium raimondii isolate GPD5lz chromosome 10, ASM2569854v1, whole genome shotgun sequence contains:
- the LOC105777659 gene encoding beta-glucosidase 46-like isoform X1 — its product is MDISMKKLYISFFILLQILFFFLLNFTSCELLVIRQSLKKNNLSAFPSNFLFGTASSAYQYEGGFLADGKGLNNWDVYSHKPGNLIVDGSNADIAVDHYHRYLEDIDLMHSLGVNSYRFSISWARILPKGRFGEINEAGIKFYNNLIDGLLLKGIEPFVTLTHVDFPQELEDRYGSWLSPESQEDFAYFADICFKSFGDRVKYWVTFNEPDFQVKFGYRLGIFPPLRCSRPFGNCTYGDSEKEPFIAAHNIILAHIAAVHVYRTKYQESQRGSIGIVLHCMWYEPISNSVADKLAAERAQSFSINWFLEPIIYGRYPREMQNILGAILPEFTTTEKQKLNQGLDFIGVNHYTSFYVKDCMFSACEPGPGTSKTEGFWAQSSQKNGIPIGEPTEISWLNVYPQGMDKIVTYLKHKYHNIPMIITENGYGDVIKADSTIDELLHDEKRIDFMDRHLDALSTAIKKGANVKGYFAWSLLDNFEWNSGYTARFGLHHVDNKTLMRRPKMSATWYKNFIAEHRKWKGPDQQQLEDANDSPFYY
- the LOC105777659 gene encoding beta-glucosidase 46-like isoform X4, translating into MHSLGVNSYRFSISWARILPKGRFGEINEAGIKFYNNLIDGLLLKGIEPFVTLTHVDFPQELEDRYGSWLSPESQEDFAYFADICFKSFGDRVKYWVTFNEPDFQVKFGYRLGIFPPLRCSRPFGNCTYGDSEKEPFIAAHNIILAHIAAVHVYRTKYQESQRGSIGIVLHCMWYEPISNSVADKLAAERAQSFSINWFLEPIIYGRYPREMQNILGAILPEFTTTEKQKLNQGLDFIGVNHYTSFYVKDCMFSACEPGPGTSKTEGFWAQSSQKNGIPIGEPTEISWLNVYPQGMDKIVTYLKHKYHNIPMIITENGYGDVIKADSTIDELLHDEKRIDFMDRHLDALSTAIKKGANVKGYFAWSLLDNFEWNSGYTARFGLHHVDNKTLMRRPKMSATWYKNFIAEHRKWKGPDQQQLEDANDSPFYY
- the LOC105778321 gene encoding cytochrome P450 77A4, with the protein product MKMELIDIFIIGLALIFIRFWWRYWSVTGGGPKNLPPGPPGWPLVGNLIQVILQRRHFIFIIRELRKKYGPIFTMQMGQRTMVIVTDSKLIHEALVQRGPDFASRPPDSPIRLLFSVGKCAINSAEYGPLWRTLRKNFVTELITPTRVKQCSWIRKWAIENHMKRIKREAFENGFLEVMSNCRLTVCSILICLCFGAKISEERIKTIESILKDVMMITSPQLPDFLPVLTPLFRRQMKEAKALRKKQLECLVPLIKNRRAFVEKGENPNQEMVSPIGAAYVDSLFGLEPPTRGPLGDEEYVTLCSEAISAGTDTSATTVEWAMLHLVMNQEIQEKLYQEIIDCVGKDGEIKEEDVEKMPYLEAIVKETFRRHPPGHFLLSHAATKDTELAGYTIPAGVYVEIYTAWITEDPDIWSDPSEFRPERFLHGDGVGVDVTGTRAVKMLPFGAGRRICPAWNLGILHINLLIAKMVQAFKWLPVPDAPPDPAETYAFTVVMKNPLKAVILPRV
- the LOC105777659 gene encoding beta-glucosidase 46-like isoform X3, which codes for MDVSLKLYVGFFLLHMLSLEQSLANNSSSFPSNFLFGTSSSAYQYEGAYLANGKGLNNWDVYSHKPGNLIVDGSNADIAVDHYHRYLEDIDLMHSLGVNSYRFSISWARILPKGRFGEINEAGIKFYNNLIDGLLLKGIEPFVTLTHVDFPQELEDRYGSWLSPESQEDFAYFADICFKSFGDRVKYWVTFNEPDFQVKFGYRLGIFPPLRCSRPFGNCTYGDSEKEPFIAAHNIILAHIAAVHVYRTKYQESQRGSIGIVLHCMWYEPISNSVADKLAAERAQSFSINWFLEPIIYGRYPREMQNILGAILPEFTTTEKQKLNQGLDFIGVNHYTSFYVKDCMFSACEPGPGTSKTEGFWAQSSQKNGIPIGEPTEISWLNVYPQGMDKIVTYLKHKYHNIPMIITENGYGDVIKADSTIDELLHDEKRIDFMDRHLDALSTAIKKGANVKGYFAWSLLDNFEWNSGYTARFGLHHVDNKTLMRRPKMSATWYKNFIAEHRKWKGPDQQQLEDANDSPFYY